A stretch of Prosthecobacter debontii DNA encodes these proteins:
- the glgA gene encoding glycogen synthase, translating into MKSLFLTNEYPPHIYGGAGVHVEYLTRELAKLMEVEVRCFGDQEDNAPNLTVHGAGLNTEGWTSPANLKSVFGALQRCLDFNTRNVDAQVVHLHTWYSHFGGILAKLNYGVPMVLTVHSLEPLRPWKREQLGGGYDFTVWLEKTALEMADAIIAVSEETKFDLLRLFKLDPHKIHVIHNGIDPQEYQKVEAPEVLRKHGVNPDLPYVLFVGRITRQKGIIHLVRAIEKMNPGYQVVLCAGAPDTPEIAAEMQAAVTAAQMKREGIVWIQAMLPLAEKIAMYSHAEVFCCPSIYEPFGIINLEAMACETAVVASAVGGIKEVVVHEETGLLVPLDQQHESPFEALDPQRFAGDLAESINTLMADPEKRRRMAVAGRKRAVDRFSWTSIAERTKALYETLIKKD; encoded by the coding sequence ATGAAATCGCTTTTCCTCACGAACGAATACCCGCCGCACATCTATGGGGGCGCCGGGGTGCATGTTGAATACCTGACCCGAGAACTGGCGAAGCTGATGGAGGTGGAGGTGCGCTGCTTTGGCGACCAAGAAGACAACGCCCCCAACCTCACGGTGCATGGAGCAGGCCTGAATACCGAAGGCTGGACCAGCCCGGCCAATCTGAAATCTGTCTTTGGCGCCCTGCAGCGCTGCCTGGATTTCAACACTCGCAACGTCGATGCCCAGGTGGTGCACCTGCACACGTGGTACTCCCACTTCGGCGGCATTTTAGCCAAGCTGAACTACGGCGTGCCCATGGTGCTGACCGTTCACTCCCTGGAGCCGCTCCGCCCTTGGAAGCGCGAGCAGCTCGGCGGAGGTTATGACTTCACCGTCTGGCTGGAAAAGACCGCGCTGGAGATGGCGGACGCCATCATCGCGGTTTCAGAAGAGACCAAGTTTGACTTGCTGCGCCTTTTCAAACTGGACCCGCATAAGATCCACGTCATTCACAACGGCATTGATCCGCAGGAATACCAGAAGGTGGAAGCGCCCGAGGTGCTGCGTAAACATGGGGTGAATCCAGATCTCCCGTATGTGCTCTTCGTCGGGCGCATCACACGGCAGAAGGGCATCATCCATCTGGTCCGTGCCATCGAGAAGATGAATCCGGGCTATCAGGTGGTGCTCTGCGCGGGTGCTCCGGATACGCCTGAGATCGCCGCCGAAATGCAGGCGGCCGTGACCGCCGCCCAGATGAAGCGCGAAGGCATCGTCTGGATCCAGGCCATGCTGCCGCTGGCGGAAAAGATCGCCATGTATTCCCATGCCGAGGTCTTCTGCTGCCCCTCCATCTATGAACCCTTTGGCATCATCAATCTGGAAGCCATGGCCTGCGAAACTGCCGTGGTGGCCAGCGCCGTGGGTGGCATCAAGGAGGTGGTCGTCCATGAAGAAACCGGCCTGCTCGTGCCGCTGGATCAGCAGCATGAGAGCCCCTTCGAAGCCCTCGATCCCCAGCGTTTCGCCGGTGACCTCGCCGAGAGCATCAATACCCTGATGGCCGACCCCGAAAAACGTCGTCGCATGGCGGTGGCAGGGCGGAAGCGTGCCGTGGATCGGTTTAGCTGGACCAGCATCGCCGAGCGCACCAAGGCCCTCTACGAGACGCTGATCAAAAAGGACTGA
- a CDS encoding M28 family peptidase, which produces MAVPNLTTILKRILKQPTAPFHEYYVRAEIEALLKGCPHVKTKRDKYGNLIATYKNGKSKSQPTWVLGAHMDHPAFVRVPGSKGKDDFEFLGGVPKPEVEAGVKRGLRGKPKGDIATWVFPVNITEEKIEATACDDLVGCAVIVATFWELAALNLSTTFHAVFTRAEEVGFLGAWHIGQKWPFGADDVFLSIETSRPVNGAAMGRGPVVRVGDRLSVFDSEGVAILMTTAKEQGIRVQRALLDAGACEATAMQAAGHRSVGISVPLGNYHNLDDATKKIAPEFVMQSDVRDLINLLKALVATKHDGIGERSIRERVEMRTEEYAAHLKAAAKHFK; this is translated from the coding sequence ATGGCAGTGCCCAACCTCACCACCATTCTCAAGCGAATTCTGAAGCAGCCGACGGCTCCTTTCCACGAATACTATGTCCGTGCCGAAATTGAAGCGCTGCTGAAAGGCTGCCCTCATGTCAAAACCAAGCGTGACAAATACGGCAACCTGATCGCCACCTATAAGAATGGGAAGAGCAAGAGCCAACCCACCTGGGTGCTCGGAGCTCACATGGATCACCCCGCCTTCGTGCGTGTGCCCGGCAGCAAGGGCAAAGACGATTTCGAATTTCTGGGCGGCGTGCCCAAGCCTGAAGTGGAAGCCGGTGTGAAACGCGGCCTCCGTGGCAAACCCAAAGGTGACATCGCCACCTGGGTCTTCCCCGTGAACATCACCGAAGAAAAGATCGAAGCCACCGCCTGTGATGACCTCGTCGGCTGCGCCGTCATCGTCGCCACCTTCTGGGAGCTGGCCGCCCTGAATCTCAGCACCACCTTCCACGCCGTCTTCACCCGCGCGGAGGAAGTCGGTTTCCTCGGAGCCTGGCACATCGGTCAGAAATGGCCCTTCGGTGCCGATGACGTTTTCCTTTCCATCGAGACGAGCCGCCCTGTCAATGGTGCCGCCATGGGCCGTGGCCCCGTCGTCCGTGTCGGAGATCGCCTCTCCGTCTTCGATAGCGAAGGCGTGGCCATCCTGATGACCACCGCCAAGGAACAAGGCATCCGTGTGCAGCGCGCTCTGCTGGATGCCGGAGCCTGTGAAGCCACCGCCATGCAGGCCGCAGGCCATCGCAGCGTCGGCATCTCCGTCCCTCTGGGCAACTACCATAACCTGGACGACGCCACCAAAAAGATCGCTCCCGAGTTCGTCATGCAGAGTGATGTGCGTGACCTCATCAACCTGCTCAAAGCCCTCGTCGCCACCAAGCACGACGGCATCGGCGAACGCAGCATCCGCGAGCGTGTGGAGATGCGCACCGAGGAGTATGCCGCCCACCTCAAAGCAGCGGCCAAGCACTTTAAGTGA